The Phycisphaerae bacterium RAS1 genome includes a region encoding these proteins:
- the queD_2 gene encoding 6-carboxy-5,6,7,8-tetrahydropterin synthase — MIRLTREVRFSVDRDWAGRVEFSRPVTNSWAGWPSAVGIVPFLKLRASVVGEPHPRTGYLCNIKQLDDLLRRHAIPLAAERLASRGWRVAAERLLSELWAAVDANTPAGAALAALELAATPHLRFTIERENPAMVLLTQQFEFSAAHRLHCGDLSDSENRAVFGKCNNPSGHGHNYLLEVTVAGRPDERTGAVLPLPQFEEMVKQRVIDRLDHTHLNLDTAEFRDVNPSVENIARVIWGMLAPHVAPPARLACVRVYETPKTWAEYEGSSE, encoded by the coding sequence ATGATCCGCCTGACCCGCGAGGTTCGTTTTTCCGTTGATCGCGACTGGGCCGGGCGAGTGGAGTTTTCGCGGCCGGTCACGAACTCGTGGGCCGGCTGGCCTAGCGCGGTGGGGATCGTGCCGTTCCTGAAACTCCGCGCCAGCGTCGTCGGCGAGCCCCATCCGCGCACCGGCTACCTGTGCAACATCAAACAGCTCGACGACCTGCTCCGACGGCATGCCATCCCGCTGGCCGCCGAGCGGCTCGCCTCGCGCGGCTGGCGCGTGGCGGCGGAGCGCCTGCTCTCGGAGCTGTGGGCTGCGGTGGATGCGAACACGCCCGCCGGTGCAGCGCTGGCGGCCCTGGAACTGGCCGCGACGCCGCATTTGCGATTCACAATCGAACGGGAGAACCCCGCGATGGTGCTTCTGACGCAGCAGTTCGAGTTTTCGGCGGCGCACCGGCTGCACTGCGGCGACCTGTCGGACTCGGAAAACCGTGCCGTGTTCGGCAAGTGCAACAACCCGAGCGGTCATGGGCACAACTACCTGCTCGAGGTGACTGTCGCCGGCCGGCCGGATGAGCGGACGGGAGCGGTGCTGCCCCTGCCGCAATTCGAGGAGATGGTGAAGCAGCGCGTCATCGACCGGCTGGATCACACGCACCTGAATCTCGACACCGCCGAGTTTCGCGACGTCAATCCGAGTGTCGAGAACATCGCCCGCGTCATCTGGGGAATGCTGGCGCCGCATGTCGCGCCGCCGGCGCGGCTGGCGTGCGTGCGCGTCTATGAGACGCCCAAGACGTGGGCGGAATATGAGGGGAGTAGCGAATAG
- a CDS encoding Universal stress protein family protein, giving the protein MIVHSERPRDLRWYHAGPMLFGDLGTSRLYVMGLAFFHAGLAAPYHVAAISALILLVGWAYTVVCRLHPDGGGVYTSARAVHPVLGVFGATLLFADYVVTAAISGYEALAYIGGPLGLPREAFPYLTAVALLLIGALNYIGPRRAGTFALYVALGSFIAASVIVAASIPSLDDGLRAMHAPRGAPTRIWTDFVAVVLALSGIEAVASMTGIMVQPVARTSRRAIWPVVAEVILFNILLAVAFCGLPHLEGGPSLADKEHARKAWESLPRGAQQAQPEPPALTEHEHALYERSLDVLARQRLGPVVASIASVIFGLLLLSACNTAILGLIGVQYVMSRDGELPRAMSRLNSFGVPWVGLLPACVLPIAIVLLTRSVNEMADLYAIGVVGAIIINVACTAVTGASETKTRERLGLWTTAAVLGVIWVTIAVTKPMAAAFLCFIVVGGLGLRFVSRPKAAARPTAPAAPPTIAPPPTPTALRPFDPSKPKILVASRGNPSIVRFAIEEARHRDANVFLLFVREVNVTYGGPIRTLSPDEDPDARQLFADAQTRAVEADVPLQLIYSAGGKAADAILDFAATYAVDLVILGVSRRAALLRALHGDVITTVADHLPVESTLLIHA; this is encoded by the coding sequence ATGATCGTCCATAGCGAACGCCCGCGCGATCTGCGCTGGTACCACGCCGGCCCGATGCTCTTCGGCGATCTCGGGACGAGCCGGCTTTACGTCATGGGCCTGGCGTTCTTTCACGCCGGCCTCGCGGCGCCCTATCACGTCGCGGCGATCTCCGCCCTCATCCTGCTGGTCGGTTGGGCCTACACCGTCGTCTGCCGGCTGCACCCCGACGGCGGCGGCGTCTACACGTCGGCCCGCGCGGTCCACCCGGTCCTGGGCGTTTTCGGGGCGACGCTGCTGTTCGCCGACTACGTCGTTACGGCGGCCATTTCCGGATACGAGGCGCTGGCCTACATCGGCGGACCGCTGGGCCTGCCGCGCGAGGCATTCCCCTATCTGACCGCCGTCGCTCTCTTGCTGATCGGCGCGCTGAATTACATCGGCCCGCGGCGGGCGGGAACGTTCGCGCTCTACGTCGCGCTGGGGTCGTTCATCGCCGCCAGCGTCATCGTCGCCGCCAGCATACCGTCGCTCGACGACGGACTGCGGGCCATGCACGCGCCGCGCGGCGCCCCGACGCGCATCTGGACCGATTTCGTCGCGGTCGTCCTGGCTCTGTCCGGCATCGAAGCCGTCGCCAGCATGACCGGCATCATGGTGCAGCCGGTCGCGAGAACCTCGCGCCGCGCCATCTGGCCGGTCGTGGCTGAGGTGATTCTGTTCAACATTCTGCTGGCGGTCGCGTTCTGCGGACTCCCGCACCTGGAAGGCGGTCCGTCGCTCGCCGACAAGGAACACGCCCGCAAAGCCTGGGAATCGCTGCCGCGCGGCGCGCAGCAGGCGCAGCCCGAGCCGCCCGCCCTGACGGAACACGAGCACGCGCTGTATGAGCGCTCGCTGGACGTCCTGGCCCGCCAGCGGCTCGGGCCGGTCGTGGCGAGCATCGCTTCGGTCATCTTCGGCCTGCTGCTGCTTTCGGCCTGCAATACGGCGATTCTCGGCCTCATCGGCGTGCAATACGTGATGAGCCGCGACGGCGAGCTGCCGCGCGCCATGTCGCGGCTCAACAGTTTCGGCGTTCCCTGGGTCGGACTGCTGCCCGCATGCGTGCTGCCGATTGCGATCGTGCTCCTCACGCGCAGCGTGAACGAGATGGCCGATCTCTACGCCATCGGCGTGGTGGGGGCGATCATCATCAACGTCGCCTGCACCGCCGTGACCGGCGCATCCGAAACCAAGACCCGCGAGCGTCTCGGGCTATGGACGACCGCCGCTGTGCTCGGAGTCATCTGGGTCACGATCGCGGTCACAAAGCCCATGGCGGCGGCATTCCTCTGTTTCATCGTTGTCGGCGGCCTCGGACTGCGCTTCGTCAGCCGGCCGAAAGCGGCCGCCCGGCCGACGGCGCCCGCCGCGCCACCCACGATCGCGCCGCCACCGACGCCCACTGCGCTGCGGCCGTTCGACCCCTCCAAGCCGAAGATCCTCGTCGCCAGCCGCGGCAACCCATCGATCGTCCGCTTTGCCATCGAAGAGGCCCGTCACCGCGACGCCAACGTGTTCCTGCTCTTCGTGCGCGAAGTGAACGTGACCTATGGCGGGCCGATCCGCACGCTCTCGCCGGACGAAGACCCCGACGCGCGGCAGCTCTTCGCCGATGCCCAGACGCGGGCGGTCGAAGCCGACGTGCCTTTGCAGCTCATCTACTCGGCCGGCGGAAAAGCCGCCGACGCCATTCTCGACTTCGCCGCCACGTACGCGGTCGATCTCGTGATTCTTGGCGTGTCGCGGCGGGCGGCGCTGCTGCGGGCGCTGCACGGCGACGTGATTACGACCGTCGCCGACCACCTGCCGGTCGAGTCGACGCTCCTGATCCACGCCTGA
- the tuaD_1 gene encoding UDP-glucose 6-dehydrogenase TuaD: MSKPRVGVVGGGVVGTAMQNLCGEQTVVYDPNRREFAENKAAINECDVVFICVPTPMRADHVCDTSIVEEAVAWVKAPLMIIRSTVAPGTTDRLRQKYTKRIVFQPEYLGETTAHVFGNMAERNFVVLGGTGEDTSRAADFYKNYYNAYVQFYFCDATTAEVAKYMENAFYAVKVTFVNEFYDIAKAHGVDFNALREVWLADTRISRDHTFVYPDARGFSGKCLPKDCNAIVRSSEARGYEPKLMKAALEINEHFLRLNQQR; the protein is encoded by the coding sequence GTGTCCAAGCCCCGTGTGGGAGTCGTCGGCGGCGGCGTGGTGGGGACCGCGATGCAGAACCTGTGCGGCGAACAGACGGTCGTCTATGACCCGAACCGCCGCGAGTTCGCCGAGAACAAGGCCGCCATCAACGAGTGCGACGTCGTCTTCATCTGCGTGCCGACGCCGATGCGGGCGGATCACGTCTGCGACACGTCGATCGTCGAGGAAGCCGTCGCGTGGGTGAAGGCCCCACTGATGATCATCCGCTCGACCGTGGCGCCGGGCACGACCGACCGCCTGCGTCAGAAATACACCAAGCGGATTGTCTTTCAGCCCGAGTACCTGGGCGAAACGACGGCGCACGTGTTCGGAAACATGGCCGAGCGGAACTTCGTGGTGCTGGGAGGGACGGGCGAGGACACGTCGCGGGCGGCGGACTTCTACAAGAACTACTACAACGCCTACGTGCAGTTCTACTTCTGCGACGCGACCACGGCCGAAGTGGCGAAGTACATGGAAAACGCCTTCTACGCCGTCAAGGTTACGTTCGTCAACGAATTCTACGACATCGCCAAGGCGCACGGCGTCGATTTCAACGCCTTGCGCGAGGTGTGGTTGGCGGACACGCGCATCAGCCGCGACCACACGTTCGTTTATCCCGACGCCCGCGGCTTTTCGGGCAAGTGCCTGCCGAAGGACTGCAACGCGATTGTCCGGTCGAGCGAGGCGCGCGGCTACGAGCCGAAGCTGATGAAGGCGGCGCTGGAAATCAACGAGCACTTCCTTAGGCTGAATCAGCAGCGCTAG
- a CDS encoding putative metallo-hydrolase yields MFMRMIYDDKLAQAAYLIGCQKSGEAIVIDPQRDVDRYIRLARENGLRITAVAETHIHADFVSGARELAEQVGAKVYVSDEGGPDWKSQWLDHKLGGGTYPHQLLHDADAFAIGKIEFTVLHTPGHTPEHIAFLVTDRGAGAGEPVALATGDFVFVGDLGRPDLLETAAGAVGAMEPAARQLFRTVKKLERIADFVQVWPAHGAGSACGKALGAVPTSTVGYERRFNPAIRAASSEQTFVDFILSGQPEPPLYFANMKRVNKLGPRVLGGLPQPPRLGAAELSRLDGRRVAIVDTRAWDPFRAGHIPGALSFPLTKSFNTDAGSMIREDEDIYLIIEPARVEEAVRDLVRIGLDHIRGWYPADEMTALSSADVTLETLREIDAAAARELVEQQRVSVLDVRRATEFAEGRIPGATNIAHTRLAARLKELPEGRPLLVHCRSGVRSARSCALLRRAGLEVLNLKGGFLAWEQLEARLGASKA; encoded by the coding sequence GTGTTCATGCGGATGATCTACGACGACAAGCTGGCCCAGGCGGCCTACCTGATCGGTTGCCAGAAGAGCGGCGAGGCGATCGTCATCGACCCGCAGCGCGATGTCGATCGCTATATCCGGCTGGCGCGCGAGAACGGGCTGCGGATCACCGCCGTCGCCGAGACGCACATCCATGCCGACTTCGTCTCGGGGGCGCGCGAGCTCGCCGAGCAAGTCGGCGCGAAGGTCTACGTCTCGGACGAAGGCGGGCCGGACTGGAAATCGCAGTGGCTCGATCACAAGCTCGGCGGCGGGACGTATCCGCACCAGTTGTTGCACGACGCCGACGCATTCGCGATCGGCAAGATTGAGTTCACCGTCTTGCACACGCCCGGGCATACGCCTGAGCACATTGCGTTTCTGGTGACCGATCGCGGCGCCGGCGCCGGCGAGCCGGTGGCGCTGGCGACCGGCGACTTTGTTTTCGTCGGCGACCTGGGCCGGCCCGATCTGCTCGAAACAGCGGCCGGAGCAGTGGGCGCCATGGAGCCGGCGGCGCGGCAACTGTTCCGCACGGTCAAAAAGCTCGAGCGGATAGCCGACTTCGTGCAGGTCTGGCCGGCGCACGGCGCCGGCAGCGCCTGCGGCAAAGCGCTCGGCGCGGTTCCGACCAGCACCGTCGGCTATGAGCGGCGCTTTAATCCGGCCATCCGCGCGGCTTCGTCTGAGCAGACCTTCGTGGATTTCATTCTGAGCGGACAGCCGGAGCCGCCGCTGTACTTTGCGAACATGAAGCGCGTCAACAAGCTGGGTCCGCGTGTGCTGGGCGGACTGCCGCAGCCGCCGCGGCTCGGCGCAGCGGAGCTGTCGCGGCTCGACGGCCGGCGCGTTGCGATCGTCGACACGCGCGCGTGGGACCCGTTCCGCGCGGGGCACATCCCCGGGGCGCTGTCCTTTCCGCTCACGAAGTCATTTAACACCGACGCCGGTTCGATGATCCGCGAGGACGAGGACATCTACCTCATCATCGAGCCGGCGCGGGTCGAGGAAGCGGTCCGCGACCTGGTGCGCATCGGGCTCGACCACATCCGCGGCTGGTACCCGGCGGACGAAATGACCGCGCTCTCCTCCGCGGACGTAACGCTCGAAACCCTGCGCGAAATCGACGCCGCCGCGGCGCGCGAGCTGGTCGAGCAGCAGCGCGTCAGCGTGCTCGATGTCCGCCGTGCGACCGAATTCGCCGAGGGCCGCATCCCCGGTGCGACCAACATCGCGCACACGCGCCTCGCCGCGCGCCTGAAAGAGCTGCCGGAGGGCAGGCCGCTCTTGGTGCACTGCCGCTCCGGCGTGCGTTCGGCGCGGTCCTGCGCGTTGCTGCGGCGGGCGGGGTTGGAAGTGCTGAATCTGAAGGGCGGATTCCTGGCGTGGGAGCAGTTGGAAGCGCGCTTAGGAGCTTCGAAAGCGTAA
- the yocK gene encoding General stress protein 16O encodes MLLEKRRELLGDVSTLHREVLQGGTRQDASGDLSSMPIHMADLGSDNYEREFTLGLIESERAVLKEIDEALQRIERKTYGVCIATGKPIGKARLKAKPWAKFSYEYMLAKEKGRQRAL; translated from the coding sequence ATGCTGCTGGAGAAGCGCCGCGAATTGCTCGGCGACGTCAGCACGCTGCACCGCGAGGTCCTCCAGGGCGGCACGCGACAGGACGCCTCCGGCGATCTCTCGAGCATGCCCATTCACATGGCCGACCTGGGTTCCGACAATTACGAGCGCGAGTTCACGCTCGGATTGATCGAAAGCGAGCGGGCCGTACTCAAGGAAATCGACGAAGCCCTGCAGCGCATCGAGCGCAAGACCTATGGTGTCTGCATCGCCACCGGCAAGCCCATCGGCAAGGCACGGCTCAAGGCCAAGCCCTGGGCCAAGTTCTCCTACGAGTACATGCTGGCCAAGGAAAAGGGCCGCCAGCGGGCGCTGTAG
- a CDS encoding Doubled CXXCH motif gives MGNRPLILLALLTVATAILLGGRRSSAAAASEPTSNSAPPPAAAPTPPASHPSEALSDESVAAFSFGIVGTKHDFTQGGKIARDMCLPCHMPHISAAQVPLLERAAPTTQPLRPYQTIYGALDSSSLLCLSCHDGVVAPDVYAGPHAATWQETAAGARTAGRRSISHPIGVLYPNIARQYQPASAVTADGLIELPGGRVQCVSCHDPHNTRRHEKMLVKSNERSRLCLACHRL, from the coding sequence GTGGGAAATCGACCGCTCATCCTTCTGGCCCTGCTGACCGTCGCGACGGCGATACTTCTGGGCGGCCGGCGCTCGTCTGCAGCCGCGGCAAGCGAGCCGACGTCTAATTCCGCGCCGCCCCCTGCCGCCGCGCCGACTCCGCCGGCCTCTCATCCCTCAGAAGCGCTCAGCGACGAATCCGTCGCCGCCTTTTCGTTCGGCATCGTCGGCACCAAGCACGATTTCACGCAGGGAGGAAAAATCGCCCGCGATATGTGCCTGCCCTGCCACATGCCGCACATCAGCGCCGCGCAGGTGCCGTTGCTGGAACGTGCCGCGCCCACGACGCAGCCGCTGCGGCCCTACCAGACGATCTACGGCGCACTCGACTCGTCGTCGCTCCTGTGCCTTTCCTGCCACGACGGCGTGGTCGCCCCGGACGTCTACGCCGGACCGCACGCCGCCACCTGGCAGGAAACCGCCGCCGGCGCACGCACCGCCGGCCGGCGCTCGATCTCGCATCCCATCGGCGTGCTCTACCCCAACATCGCCCGCCAGTATCAGCCGGCCTCCGCCGTCACCGCGGACGGCCTGATCGAGCTTCCCGGCGGGCGCGTGCAGTGCGTTTCCTGCCATGACCCGCACAACACCCGGCGACACGAGAAAATGCTCGTGAAGTCAAACGAGCGCAGCCGGTTGTGCCTCGCGTGCCACCGCCTGTGA
- the vgb_1 gene encoding Virginiamycin B lyase produces MKPDRRPATQNAKRKQAPAAAAILLLATFLAAFAGSCAAREDIALDAAAENTATYVASLGNLRTSPPPGAAEVELSKFLFGVEPEPPIALIKPMAIAPAADAVLVCDAGHSGVLRCDIGSAALAGVALSEPTRLPSAICVARDGDWLVADAQLGAVLRFATDGRLRGQLGKLSDGLPFRPAGIAAVGEEIWVTNPAAHRIEVFDAQQHTRSIGRRGRGRGEFGAPLGITVGGDGNVYVVDMLGCRVQVFSPDGAWIRDIGAPGDRSGYFGRPRDVAVGPDGVIFVTDAASQRVHAFDARGRALLSFGGPGQGNDSLVLPAGIAICMRPLLTERTLPAGFSPAYYVLVAEQMVRPGVRVFAWRGGQPAPAVSASPAPLRRGPEPTVSNPHWRADSCTTCHTAGVDRDPRLDLAEVDTLCISCHDGMKARAESHPIGWPAAGSRTAAPEGWPLSGGRIGCVTCHSFEAHCRPSPQRPTENVAFVRGFDVDQPLAMCRACHTSESWRLNPHLPEGESNHPGLDMCTLCHAPTPPTPAGGRRSGVANLRGEGSRVCLGCHTMHVDPAPNGHLNQPLSGAMMTHMHARRAAQTGAAAELPLADGRVACYSCHNPHARDTFVPTSALGAAAAPPPGQRDFRLRLKQVDLCLTCHDK; encoded by the coding sequence GTGAAACCCGATCGCCGCCCAGCAACTCAGAACGCGAAGCGCAAGCAAGCGCCCGCGGCGGCCGCGATCCTGCTCCTGGCAACCTTCCTTGCCGCGTTTGCAGGCAGTTGCGCAGCGCGCGAAGACATCGCCCTCGACGCCGCCGCCGAAAACACCGCCACCTACGTTGCTTCGCTCGGCAACCTGCGCACCTCGCCCCCGCCCGGCGCCGCGGAGGTCGAGCTTTCAAAATTCCTGTTCGGCGTCGAGCCGGAGCCGCCCATCGCGCTCATCAAGCCGATGGCGATCGCGCCCGCGGCGGACGCCGTGCTCGTGTGCGACGCGGGTCACAGCGGCGTCCTGCGCTGCGACATCGGCTCGGCGGCGCTGGCCGGCGTCGCGCTCTCCGAGCCGACGCGCCTGCCGAGCGCGATTTGCGTCGCGCGCGATGGAGACTGGCTGGTCGCCGACGCGCAGCTCGGCGCCGTGCTGCGATTCGCCACGGACGGGCGGCTGCGCGGGCAACTGGGCAAGCTCTCCGACGGACTGCCGTTTCGCCCGGCCGGCATCGCAGCCGTCGGAGAGGAAATCTGGGTCACAAACCCCGCCGCGCATCGCATCGAGGTGTTCGACGCGCAACAGCACACGCGCTCGATCGGCCGCCGCGGCCGCGGGCGCGGCGAGTTCGGCGCACCCCTGGGCATCACCGTCGGCGGCGACGGCAACGTCTATGTCGTCGATATGCTCGGCTGCCGTGTGCAGGTGTTTTCGCCCGACGGCGCGTGGATTCGCGACATCGGCGCGCCCGGCGACCGCAGCGGCTATTTCGGCCGGCCGCGCGACGTGGCCGTCGGCCCGGACGGTGTCATCTTTGTCACCGACGCCGCGTCGCAGCGCGTGCACGCCTTCGATGCCCGCGGGCGGGCCCTGCTTTCGTTCGGCGGTCCGGGCCAGGGTAACGACTCGCTCGTGCTGCCGGCCGGGATCGCCATCTGCATGCGCCCGCTCCTGACCGAGCGCACCCTGCCGGCCGGCTTTTCCCCCGCTTATTACGTGCTCGTCGCCGAGCAGATGGTGCGGCCGGGCGTGCGCGTGTTCGCGTGGCGCGGGGGCCAGCCGGCGCCGGCGGTTTCCGCTTCGCCGGCGCCGCTGCGGCGCGGGCCGGAACCGACCGTCTCAAACCCGCACTGGCGCGCGGATAGCTGCACGACCTGCCACACCGCCGGTGTCGATCGCGATCCGCGCCTCGATCTGGCGGAAGTGGACACACTCTGCATCTCCTGCCACGACGGCATGAAAGCGCGGGCCGAATCGCACCCGATCGGCTGGCCCGCCGCCGGCTCGCGAACGGCGGCCCCGGAAGGATGGCCGCTTTCCGGCGGACGCATCGGTTGCGTCACGTGTCACTCGTTCGAGGCGCACTGCCGCCCCTCGCCGCAGCGCCCGACGGAAAATGTCGCGTTCGTCCGCGGGTTTGACGTGGATCAGCCGCTCGCGATGTGTCGCGCCTGCCACACCTCCGAGTCCTGGCGGCTGAATCCGCATCTGCCCGAAGGCGAGTCGAACCACCCCGGGCTTGATATGTGCACGCTGTGTCACGCGCCCACGCCGCCCACACCCGCGGGTGGGCGCCGCAGCGGTGTCGCCAACCTGCGCGGCGAGGGATCGCGCGTTTGCCTCGGATGCCACACCATGCACGTCGATCCGGCCCCAAACGGGCATTTGAATCAGCCGCTCAGCGGCGCGATGATGACGCATATGCATGCGCGCCGCGCCGCGCAGACCGGCGCCGCGGCGGAGTTGCCGCTCGCGGATGGCCGCGTGGCCTGCTATTCGTGTCATAATCCGCACGCGCGCGACACTTTCGTTCCGACCAGCGCGCTGGGCGCGGCCGCCGCCCCGCCCCCAGGCCAGCGTGATTTTCGGCTGCGACTGAAACAGGTTGATCTCTGCCTGACGTGCCATGACAAATAA